TTGTTGGAAAACAAGGAATAGTTTATGACGAACCATCAATTATGGCATATGATAATATGACAAACTCATTAGTTGCTCTTGGTAATGATGCATACGAAATGGTTGGAAAGACAAATGATAACATAAGAATGGTTATTCCAATTAGAGATGGAGTTATTACTGATTTAGATGCAGCAAAGGATTTACTAAAACATGTTTTTGGAAAATTAAAAATGTTAAATGATTGAAAAAATTCAATCATCTTATTAGCTTGTCCAAGTGAGGTTACAAAACTTGAAAGAGATGCTCTTAAACAAGTTGCATATGATATGGGAGCAGAAATTGTGATTGTTGAAGAAGAAGTAAAAATGGCTGCTTTAGGAGCAGGTATCAACATTGATGTTCCAAAAGGAAATATTGTTATTGATATTGGTGGAGGAACTACTGATATTGCAATTATTTCGGCTGGAGATATTGTTATTTCTAGATCAATTAAAGTGGCTGGAAATGCTTTTGATGAAGAAATTAAAAAATATATTCGTTCAGAATATAATGTAACTATTGGTGATAAGACAGCAGAAAATGCAAAAAAAGAACTTGGTTCATTAGCAAAATATAAAGGTGAAAGAACACTATCTGTTTTTGGTAGAGATATTGTATCTGGTTTACCAAAAGAAGCAATTAT
This genomic window from Spiroplasma taiwanense CT-1 contains:
- the mreB gene encoding rod shape-determining protein — translated: MKIDERTFIALDLGTSNILAFVGKQGIVYDEPSIMAYDNMTNSLVALGNDAYEMVGKTNDNIRMVIPIRDGVITDLDAAKDLLKHVFGKLKMLNDWKNSIILLACPSEVTKLERDALKQVAYDMGAEIVIVEEEVKMAALGAGINIDVPKGNIVIDIGGGTTDIAIISAGDIVISRSIKVAGNAFDEEIKKYIRSEYNVTIGDKTAENAKKELGSLAKYKGERTLSVFGRDIVSGLPKEAIISSEEIRNVLVNAFSRITDLLIELMENTPPELAGDIISNGFTICGGGSQIRGIKEYFNGIFSVPCQISPNPLTGVIEGAKTFQKVISNRIENDYYGKNAKNVKKGSQSSYI